The genomic segment TTGGTGCCGGCAAGTACTTCTCATGTCAGCTGTTTCTTCCCCAGTCTCGATGCTTGGCCTCCTTGTCAGCTCTGCATGTCACTTCCGCTCTCACGTCCTGTGCGGGACCAGTCTGTCCCTTTTGGGACTCTGTGTCTTACCGACTTCCCTCACTGCTCCCTTCTGCAGTGCTTCGCGGCATCGACCGCTCCGTATTGTGTCATGAGGTGTGCATGTGTCTTCAAATAGTACTTGACCATGAGCTGCTCTGTCGAGGTTGGAGTTTCTTGGTCCTGGACGTACCCTTCTTCATAGGGCCTGCTGAAGCTTTTTGCGGAGAAACCGGTTATAGACCCTGCTCTCCTGCACGTCACACGTTGTAGCCATGTCCCTCGCCATTGGACCCCTTCCCCGTGTTCTGCTCTTTATTTCCTTGCAACAGAGCAGCTCTGTCCTCAGCCTGAGCCGATTCGGGTTCTGTAGACAATCCCTGGACTTGTCCTGAGTTTGTCAAACACATTCTTGTGTGTGGGCGGTCCCCCCAACCGCAGTAAGCATGGATCCTCCTCATTTGGTTCCTTTCAGGTTGTTGGTGTAGAGGAGACCACGAGGAGGAGCATTTCTGTAGGTGTGCCACAGGTGAGGACTCCAGGGCAGGTGTGTCTGCCCAGAAGGCCTGCTCCTAGGAGATACGAAGCTTCGTCTCGAGGGACATTTATGTGCACCAGGGAGCACATACCACGTGGAGGCTGTACACCCATGGGGCAGGTGGGCAGTGAATTTTATTGCAGACCTCCTGTAGCACCAGAAGCAGCACATTGGAGAGAAACACTTGCGGAGCAGAGTCTCATTTGTGAAGAGCTACAGGTTCTGTGTCCCAGAAGCGCTTTACCTACAtggcgaggcggggcgggggagggggggtcggGAAGGACCTCAGGAATGACTTCTTGAGCAGCTCAGTGTCTCTTCGATGTAAGTCCCTCCCATTGTGGAGAAACCCAAGAGAGTACCGAGTGTGCAGTGGCCTCACGTGGTATGAAAACTCATTCGAAACGGAGGACGCATGAAAGCTTTCAAGAACAGATACACATCTGTCCAACACCAGAGACCGCTCTAGAGGAAGACCTTCCATGTGTGGTGCGTGTTCCATGTGTGGAAGTCTTGCAGCAGAAGGCACCGCCTCAGTCACCATTGGAGAGGTCACACTGGAAGAGGGCCTCAGGGGTGCAGGGAACGGGGGAGATTATTTAGCAAGGTCAACCTCACTGAGCATCACAGAGGTTACACTGGACAAAGGCCTTGTTTGTGCAGGGAATGTGGGCACCTCTTTACTTACAGATCCAGTCTCTTGAACCTGAGGTTTCATACTGAATCCAGGCCTCATGGGTGCGGGGAATGGGGGAAATCTTGTAGCCAGAGTTCTGTGCTCCTTCAGCATCAGAATTCATGCTGGAGAAGGCCTTTTAAGGACAGGGAATGTGGGAAATCCTTTAACTGAAGCTCTGTGCTCCTTCAGCATCAGAAAGCTCACACTGGCTGGAGGCTTCCTGCGTGTGCGGAGTACTCAGGTGGACGCCCCGTCTCACTGAGGACCCAGAAAGTCACATGGGAAACTTAGGTCATTACCGTAGATGTGCAGGGGATGTGCGATCTCTGTACTGCTGAGAACCCTGGAGGTGGTCCCTTGTGAGGGATCTAAATTCCACCTGAATTTAAACTCCTACATCTGAACAACCACCAAATTCCAGGTATGTGCgaggtatgttttcttttttcattaaaaaaaaaaaaagaaacttttaatgtttattttatttttgagagagagagaatgcaagcaggggagggacagagagggaggcagacacagaatctgaagcaggctcgaggctctgaactgtcagcacagagcctgatgtggagctcgaactcaatgtggggctcaaactccccaaccgtgagaccgtgaccagagccatagtcagatgcttaaatgactgagccacccaggtacctctgggagaggtatgttttaaaatctgtctttgcctggggcgcctgggtggcgcagtcggttaagcgccgacttcagccaggtcacgatcttgcggtccgtgagttcgagccccgcgtcaggctctgggctgatggctcagagcctggagcctgtttccgattctgtgtctccctctctcactgcccctcccccgttcatgctctgtctctctctgtcccaaaaataaataaacgttgaaaaaaaaaataaaaaaaataaaatctgtctttGCCAGATTTATGCCCCCCAGTTCTGTTGCTGAACCCGTTCTACGTCTACCCTGTGGAAGGTGCCCATGGTATGTATCATTCACTAACTACATTGTGTTCAGGGAAGTAGCACTTTCCTGGTGGTGGAAGGGTGTCTGAGAAGCCTGAGCTttcattcctttctcatttccttctctctgatgATTTAGGCCATGGATCTGATCCAGTTTGGGCCTGGAAGACTTTGCTCATGACTTGAAAACAGACTTCCTTTTTCAGGGATGTTATTGGTCtcacatgacttttttttttttaatgcttatttatttatttaaatcatttattattattatttgatttacatccaagttagttagcatatagtgcaacagtgatttcaggagtagattccttaatgccccttacccatttaacccatcccctttcccacaacccctccagtaaccctctgttctccatatttaagagtctcttctgttttgtccccctccctgtttttatattatttttgcttctcttaccttgtgttcatctgttctgtgtcttaaagtcctcatatgaatgaagtcatatgatgtttgtctttctctgactaatttcatttagcataatactctctagttccatccacatagttgcaaatggcaagatttcattcctttctgattgccgagtaatactccattgtatataaatactacatcttctttgttcactcatctgtcgatggatatgtgggctctttccatactttggctattgtcaatagcactgctataaacattggggtgcatgtgtccctttgaaacagcatacctgtatcccttggataaatacctagtagtgcaactgctgggttgtagggtagttctatttttaattttttgaggaacctccatactgttttgcagagtggctgcaccagtttgcattcccaccagcagcgcaaaagagatcctctttctcctttccaacatcttttgttgcctgagttgttaatattagccactctgataggtatgaggtggttttgctttgtatttccctgatgatgagtgatgttgagcattttttcatgtgtcggttggccatctggatgtcttctttggagaagtgtctactcatgtcttttgcccatttcatcactggattatttggtttttgggtgttgagtttgataagttctttatagattttggatactaaccctttatctgatgtcatttgcaaatatcttctcccattctgtcagttgccttctagttttgctgaatgtttccttcactatgtagaagttttttattttgatgaggtcccaatagttcatttttgctttggtttccttggCCTCTgaagacgtgttgagtaagaagttgctgtggccaagattaaagaggtttttcctgctttctcctcaaggattttgatgacttcctgtcttccatccattttgagtatttttgtgtatggtgtaagaaactggtccaggttcattcttttgcatgtcgctgtccagttttcccagtaccacttgctgaagagactgtctttaatccattggatattctttcctgctttgtcaaagattagttggccatatgtttgtatgtccatttctgggttctctattctgttccattgatctgaatgtctgtttttgtgccagtgtttgtttatttttgggaaagagagcgagtgcaTGTGCATAaactggggagaggcagtgaAAGGGAGGGGGACAGTATCTGAAGAGggccatgtgctgacagcagagagcctacacagggctcgaactcaggaactgtgagatcgtgacctgagctgaagtcagttgctcaaccaattGACCCACCCACATGTCCCCTTCATGTGGCTCTTGTGATGGAATTTTCCAGCCTCCAAAGCACAAACCTGGGACCACTGTTCTGGTTTGTGTGATGAAGGCCTTATTTCAGGCACCTTTAATCTTGGGGGTTCCAGTCCCTGTGTTTGTGGCGGCTTGAAAACAACCTTTTGAGCTGTTCTGCTGAGAACAGTTGAGTTGTGCTAGCATGAAGGTGTGACCGGCTTTTGTTGGGATTCCAAATTTGGTGCACCTCAGATGGGATAATATTACAGCAGAATACGTGTAGCTCTCTCCTTTTGGCCTAGTTTGTGTTGCTGCTCTTAGCCTCCCAGAAAGACTGCAGGGCCTTATGGTCCTTATATGTAGCTTCGATGTTGTGGTGTTTTGTCGGTTCAGAGGTCAGCCTGAGGAAGAGACCATTGTGACGACGTCTGGTGTTTGTGGGAGTAACAGAGTATTCTGTTACTCATTCATAGGGGATTTTGCGCTTTGCTCAGCACTGGTAAGGGAAATCTGTTCCACAGATTCCTGCAAAGGAGCATGTGCCCTGGTGTCCAGAATTCTTTAGGTTAGTGGTACCGGTTGAAAGATTATAGGAGGATGGGGctcctggtgactcagttggttaaatatctgactcttgatttcagctcaggtcgtgatctcacggttgtgggatatagccccacatcgggctctgcacagacaccgtggagcctgcttgggattctctctctctctcaaaataagtaaataaacattttaaagaaaaattatagggGTACTCATAATTATTATAAAAGACTGGACTTATAGAGAGTGAGGAGACTACAACAGACTGGTTGGATTGTGCCTCTTCTAAAAGAGCGTCCACGACGTTTAGTTCCTGTGGCTGTGAAGGATGAGAATCCGAAATTCTCAGGATTTCCAGAAGAGTATATCTTGTGTAGCCGAGGGCCTGTCAGAAAGAATAATCTGAAGGTTTTACGAGTCTTACAGCTCTTTTTGGGCTATCTCAAGGCTGTTGCTGTACAGGGAGGAaaactgggggcagggaggggtagagagaaaggagatgTCTTGGTCAGTGATGTGGCCTTTGTGCCTCAGACTGCAGTCCTTTTGAATCAAGTGGAAATGGCTTTCATTGCTCACCAATATTTGTTATCACTGAGGAGGGCATCTGCTCCAGGAGCATGAGGAGAGATGGTGGAGTGGATATTGGAGGATTTTACAAAATAGTAGGAAGtccagatttttatttcaaaccatGTTTCTAAAGCTTTGATAAGGTGTAGATGGCATGCAGTAAACTGTACAACTAAATAACCCAGGAAACCCCTCACTGTCATGATAATGGACGTGCCCATCACGCCCATATCTATAATgatgcctttctctctctctctctctctctctctctctctctctctccctctccctctccctccccccccctccccctttctctctctctcgcttgccTGTCAGGCAACCATTGGTTTACTTTCCTTTATAACAGATTAATTTGCATTGTCTGGAATTCTACATGATTGAAGTAATACATTGTTTACCCTTTTTCTTTTACTGCCATGGATGCCCTCTGcagaatgtttattttcagattcAGCAATGATACTTACATaatcattcattatttttatattactgaGAGTATGATGTTCTATGAACTACCactatttgtattttcattcgTCTCTTTATGGATATTGACTTCTTTCCAGTTTGGGTGGTTACAAATAAAATTGCTAGACATTTTAATACAATTCTTTATGTGGctgtgtttcatttctcttgtgttaGTACTTCAGAGTGCAGTGCTGGAGTCACAGGCTAGGTGAATGTCTTAGCTTTTTAAGAAATGTcaaaactgggggtgcctgggtggcgcagtcggttaagcgtccgacttcagccaggtcactatctcgcggtccgtgagttcgagccccgcgtcaggctctgggctgatggctcggagcctggagcctgtttccgattctgtgtctccctctctctctgcccctcccccgttcatgctctgtctctctctgtcccaaaaataaataaacgttaaaaaaaaaaaaaaaagaaatgtcaaaactgGTCTAAAATAGttctctcggggtgcctgggtggctcagtcggttgagcattggtcatgatcttgcggttcgtgggactgtgtcggactctgtgctgacagttcagagcctggagccttacttccgattctgtgtctccctctctctctctgcccttcccctgcttgtgctctgtctctgtctctctctcaaacaataaacattaaaaaaatggttctcTCTACTAGCGGTGTATGAGAGTTCTGGTTCCTCTATATCCTTGCCAGTAGtagatacagtttttaaaaattttgacccctttaatgaatatttagcagtatttcactgtggttttaggtgaatttccctgatgtttcatgatgttgaacattttttcatttgtatatttgcCAGATACATGTCGTCTTTGGTATAATGTTGGTTCATATCTTTTacctgctttttttaaaaaaaaggttagaggtacctgggtggctcagtcagtcgagtgtcccacttcagcttaggacatgatctcatggtttgtgggttcgagccccatgtccaggtctgtgctgacagctcggagcatgaaggctgcttcagattctgtgtcttcctctctttctgcccctctcctgctcatgctctgtctctctctcttgaaacaaatgaaaacataacatacCAAAACATATTGGATGCAGGGAAAGCAGTTACACAGAAAGATTATAGAtctaaatgcctacattaagataAAAGAtggatctcaaataaacaaccttacTTTACACTGCCAGGAATTAGAAGAATAAGCCCCAAATTagctgaagaaaataaatggtaaagatcagaacagaaataaatgaaatagagactagaaaaacaacagaaatgatcaatgaaatgaataattttttaaaatatttatgtattttgagagagagggagcaggggaggggcagagagagtgggagagagagaatcccgagcaggctctgtgctgtcagtacaaatcccattgtggggctcaatctcaccatggggtcacgacctgagccgaatcaagagctgaacacttaaccgacttagccgcccaggtgcccctccttttttttttttaatgtttatttatttattttgagagaaattgttctaagaaaagcaaaattgacaaaactaGATTAGCAGAGATAAAAAACAGGATcgaattaaaattatataaaaagtgGAGGCTTTGCAgctaataccacagaaataaaaggatcaCAAGACTACTGTGAGCAAGTATAGAGCACTGAGTAAGAAGACGAAAgcagtggggcatctgggtggctcggtcggttaagcgtccgacttcggctcaggtcatgatctcacggtccgtgagtttgagccccgagtcgggctctgtgctgacggctcagagcctggagcctgtttcagattctgtgtctccctctctctctgcccctcccctgttcatgttctgtctctctctgt from the Prionailurus viverrinus isolate Anna chromosome E2, UM_Priviv_1.0, whole genome shotgun sequence genome contains:
- the LOC125152447 gene encoding uncharacterized protein LOC125152447 isoform X1, with amino-acid sequence MARAMLTAETRASGSATLPVLLCAGARTGIARPGVRSAHRARWRRPRAGTRLRVPGLQKYLGNQHRGSSVLPVSGPWTLLLAPAPQVCAVAGKAEVVGVEETTRRSISVGVPQVRTPGQVCLPRRPAPRRYEASSRGTFMCTREHIPRGGCTPMGQVGSEFYCRPPVAPEAAHWRETLAEQSLICEELQVLCPRSALPTWRGGAGEGGSGRTSGMTS
- the LOC125152447 gene encoding uncharacterized protein LOC125152447 isoform X2; the encoded protein is MARAMLTAETRASGSATLPVLLCAGARTGIARPGVRSAHRARWRRPRAGTRLRVPGLQKYLGNQHRGSSVLPVSGPWTLLLAPAPQVCAVAGKAEVVGVEETTRRSISVGVPQVRTPGQVCLPRRPAPRRYEASSRGTFMCTREHIPRGGCTPMGQHQKAHTGWRLPACAEYSGGRPVSLRTQKVTWET